The following are encoded together in the Streptomyces rapamycinicus NRRL 5491 genome:
- a CDS encoding enoyl-CoA hydratase/isomerase family protein, giving the protein MTTPPPGTSGLPDFRTILAELGEDHVLTVTLNRPERLNAFNQQTLDDFSALWRYAAEEDAVHVVVLQAEGERAFCTGVDVVEGIDRHSNPFSDLDPGTSLSPKLNRCWKPLVCAVHGMVAGGALYWLNEADIIIADEDAMFFDPHTTYGMVAALEPIGLARRIPIGKCCGWCCSATTSGCRPAGRTRSASSARSSSGLG; this is encoded by the coding sequence ATGACGACCCCACCACCGGGCACGAGCGGGCTGCCGGACTTCCGCACGATCCTCGCCGAACTGGGCGAGGACCACGTCCTGACGGTGACGCTCAACCGTCCCGAGAGGCTGAACGCGTTCAACCAGCAGACCCTGGACGACTTCTCCGCCCTGTGGCGGTACGCGGCCGAGGAGGACGCCGTTCACGTTGTGGTCCTCCAGGCGGAGGGCGAGCGGGCCTTCTGTACCGGCGTCGACGTGGTGGAGGGCATCGACCGGCACAGCAACCCCTTCAGCGACCTTGATCCGGGCACCAGCCTGTCGCCCAAGCTGAACCGCTGCTGGAAGCCCCTCGTCTGCGCGGTCCACGGCATGGTGGCCGGCGGGGCCCTCTACTGGCTGAACGAAGCCGACATCATCATCGCCGACGAGGACGCCATGTTCTTCGACCCGCACACCACATACGGCATGGTCGCGGCCCTGGAGCCGATCGGGCTCGCCCGCCGCATCCCGATCGGGAAGTGCTGCGGATGGTGCTGCTCGGCAACGACGAGCGGATGTCGGCCCGCCGGGCGTACGAGATCGGCTTCGTCAGCGAGGTCGTCGAGCGGACTCGGCTGA
- a CDS encoding amidohydrolase family protein → MRTLIRGGMVVSMDPAVGDLPQGDLLIEDGRIAAVAADVDTAEAEVVDARGKIVMPGFVDTHRHTWQTAFRGIGANWTFREYGTAMHGTLRPHYRPEDVYLGNLLGRIEALSSGVTTMLDWFHCSDRPENADAAIQALRDAPGHSVFCYGAGVADESIATEVKRVRSQLPDEGMALGLRGPQRTSMDTTAADVALARELGLRVSVHVHAATGWPSGERPIADMRDRGLLDDRTTFVHGNGISDDQVAMMADAGCSVSISPDVELKMGFGWPETGRMLAAGIRPSLSIDDCPSAGGDMFATMRTAFSVQRGLNGGLTARDFVEFATVDGARTCGLDARTGSLSVGKDADFILLDAEDLTVFPVTDPVGTVVSAGHPGLVDSVFIAGKPVKRNGRLLDVDLPALRTRLLESRARVAEAAGVALDGSWAPTASAPRR, encoded by the coding sequence ATGAGGACATTGATACGCGGCGGCATGGTGGTCAGCATGGACCCGGCCGTCGGCGATCTCCCGCAGGGCGACCTGCTCATCGAGGACGGTCGGATCGCGGCGGTCGCCGCCGACGTGGACACAGCCGAGGCGGAGGTCGTCGACGCCCGCGGCAAGATCGTGATGCCCGGTTTCGTCGACACCCACCGGCACACCTGGCAGACCGCCTTCCGTGGCATCGGGGCCAACTGGACCTTCCGCGAGTACGGCACAGCCATGCACGGCACGCTCCGGCCGCACTACCGGCCGGAGGACGTGTACCTGGGCAACCTGCTGGGCCGGATCGAGGCACTGAGCTCGGGCGTCACGACCATGCTCGACTGGTTCCACTGCTCCGACCGTCCGGAGAACGCCGACGCCGCGATCCAGGCGCTGCGTGACGCGCCCGGCCACTCGGTGTTCTGCTACGGCGCGGGCGTGGCCGACGAGTCGATCGCCACCGAGGTCAAGCGCGTGCGATCCCAACTGCCGGACGAGGGCATGGCGTTGGGGCTGCGCGGTCCGCAGCGGACCTCGATGGACACTACCGCCGCCGATGTCGCACTGGCACGGGAACTCGGACTGCGGGTGAGCGTCCACGTACACGCCGCCACGGGCTGGCCCAGCGGTGAGCGCCCCATCGCGGACATGCGCGACCGCGGACTGCTGGATGACCGCACGACCTTCGTGCACGGCAACGGCATCTCCGACGACCAGGTGGCGATGATGGCCGACGCGGGCTGCTCGGTGTCGATCAGCCCGGACGTCGAGCTGAAGATGGGCTTCGGCTGGCCCGAGACCGGCCGCATGCTGGCCGCCGGTATCCGCCCGTCACTGTCCATCGACGACTGCCCGTCCGCCGGCGGCGACATGTTCGCCACCATGCGCACGGCGTTCTCCGTCCAGCGCGGTCTGAACGGCGGCCTCACGGCGCGGGACTTCGTCGAATTCGCCACGGTGGACGGCGCCCGCACCTGTGGACTCGACGCCCGGACGGGCAGCCTCAGTGTCGGCAAGGACGCCGACTTCATCCTCCTCGACGCCGAGGACCTCACGGTCTTCCCGGTCACGGATCCCGTCGGCACGGTCGTCTCCGCCGGTCACCCCGGGCTGGTGGACAGCGTCTTCATCGCCGGAAAGCCGGTCAAGCGAAACGGCCGACTGCTCGACGTCGACCTGCCGGCGTTGCGCACCCGGCTGCTGGAGTCCCGCGCCCGGGTCGCCGAAGCCGCGGGCGTGGCGCTCGACGGGTCCTGGGCACCGACGGCGAGCGCGCCGAGGCGTTGA
- a CDS encoding DUF2889 domain-containing protein: protein MTSPPRELHPRHGIHEPTRGSPARSPGSIRRTTTIDMLRPAGSDGPLVLAGRGRDLRTAADGTVSVVAEAACHAVVDFAGAWALEELTTEPFRPGLAALIGTRTSSGFRARLNECDPSLTAEHDLLHLLLDDFPVVTLVSGQAVNADRTDPVGSGGRSAFRENQCAGFATGGTIMVELRRGRKPPVVTGPEALPLTVANDPLAWHDTAELPPGAMRRARRTDVRTGRGATVDGLFRDSYVLPDGTETVIHEYLLSAVIDTSAATVVSCEAAPRVLPWVECPAAAASAGGLAGQPLSGLRRHVRENFGGTSTCTHLNDMLRGLADVPALLSALVTDGAASRVTDDTTGGRDSVCTIRN, encoded by the coding sequence ATGACCAGTCCGCCGCGTGAGCTGCACCCCCGGCACGGCATACACGAGCCGACACGGGGCAGCCCTGCCCGCTCACCAGGATCGATTCGTCGTACCACCACCATCGACATGCTCAGGCCCGCCGGTTCGGACGGTCCGCTCGTTCTGGCCGGCCGAGGCCGCGATCTCCGCACCGCCGCCGACGGGACGGTGAGCGTGGTGGCGGAGGCTGCCTGTCATGCCGTGGTCGACTTCGCCGGTGCATGGGCGCTCGAGGAACTGACGACCGAACCCTTTCGCCCAGGGCTCGCCGCCCTGATCGGCACCCGTACCTCCTCGGGGTTCCGGGCCCGGCTGAACGAGTGCGACCCGTCGCTGACCGCCGAGCACGACTTGCTCCATCTGCTCCTGGACGACTTCCCCGTGGTCACGCTCGTCTCCGGGCAGGCGGTGAACGCGGACCGCACCGACCCGGTCGGGTCGGGAGGCCGTTCGGCGTTCCGGGAGAACCAATGCGCCGGCTTCGCTACGGGCGGGACCATCATGGTCGAGCTGCGGCGCGGCAGGAAACCGCCCGTCGTCACGGGCCCTGAAGCCCTCCCGCTCACCGTCGCGAACGACCCACTCGCCTGGCACGACACCGCCGAACTGCCGCCAGGAGCCATGCGCCGGGCCCGCCGCACGGACGTGCGCACAGGGCGCGGCGCGACCGTCGACGGACTCTTCCGGGACTCATACGTGCTGCCGGACGGCACCGAGACCGTCATCCACGAGTACCTGCTGAGCGCGGTCATCGACACGTCCGCCGCCACGGTCGTCTCCTGCGAGGCGGCACCTCGCGTCCTGCCCTGGGTCGAGTGCCCGGCAGCCGCGGCGAGCGCGGGCGGCCTCGCCGGCCAGCCGCTCTCCGGACTGCGCCGCCACGTCCGGGAGAACTTCGGTGGCACGAGCACCTGCACCCACCTCAACGACATGTTGCGAGGGCTGGCCGACGTACCGGCCCTGTTGTCCGCCCTGGTGACCGACGGGGCAGCCAGTCGTGTGACCGACGACACGACCGGTGGGCGGGACTCAGTGTGCACAATAAGGAACTGA
- a CDS encoding SDR family NAD(P)-dependent oxidoreductase, with the protein MELAGGVALVTGGAGGLGEATVRRLAAAGAKVVIGDLADERGEALAKELGAHAVFARTDVTDEDSVLAALDVARSLGELRIAVSTHGGPVAHARVLDREGDPYALDLFKRTLDVYLTGTFNVLRLSAAAMAKNTPNGSGTRGVVVNTASIAAFEGQIGQSDYAAAKSGVVGLGLAAARDLAAVGIRVMTIAPGTFFTPAFRIPEEQAQETWGSKVPFPKRMGRPEEYGALVQHIAENDYLNGEVIRIDGALRFGPK; encoded by the coding sequence GTGGAGCTGGCTGGTGGAGTCGCCCTGGTCACGGGCGGTGCGGGCGGACTCGGCGAGGCTACGGTACGGCGTCTCGCGGCTGCCGGGGCCAAGGTCGTCATCGGCGACCTCGCCGATGAACGCGGCGAGGCGCTCGCCAAGGAACTCGGTGCTCACGCGGTCTTCGCCCGGACCGATGTGACCGACGAGGACAGCGTTCTGGCGGCGCTCGACGTCGCACGGAGTCTGGGCGAGTTGAGGATTGCCGTCAGCACGCACGGCGGTCCGGTCGCTCACGCCCGCGTACTGGACCGGGAGGGCGACCCGTACGCCCTCGACCTGTTCAAACGCACCCTGGACGTGTACCTCACCGGCACGTTCAACGTGCTGCGTCTGTCGGCTGCGGCGATGGCGAAGAACACGCCGAACGGGTCCGGCACCCGTGGCGTGGTGGTCAACACAGCCAGCATCGCCGCCTTCGAGGGCCAGATCGGCCAGTCCGACTACGCCGCGGCCAAGAGCGGGGTCGTCGGCCTCGGCCTCGCCGCCGCTCGCGACCTGGCGGCGGTCGGCATCCGCGTCATGACCATCGCGCCGGGCACCTTCTTCACGCCCGCCTTCCGCATCCCCGAGGAGCAGGCGCAGGAGACCTGGGGCTCCAAGGTGCCGTTCCCGAAGCGTATGGGGCGGCCGGAGGAGTACGGGGCCCTGGTCCAGCACATCGCCGAGAACGACTACCTCAACGGCGAAGTGATCCGTATCGACGGCGCTCTGCGCTTCGGCCCCAAGTGA
- a CDS encoding flavodoxin family protein: MTTPVVSIAYHSGYGHTAVIAEAVRAGAAEAGAEVHLIKVDEITDEQWETLDRSDAIVFGSPTYMGTASGAFHVFAEASSKRWFQLAWKDKLAAGFTNSASKSGDKLHTLQFFQILAGQHGMHWVNLGLHPGWNSSTGSEHDLNRLGVFTGAAAQTNSDEGPEAVHKADVATAGHLGRRVTETARVFARGSVAA, translated from the coding sequence GTGACCACCCCCGTAGTGTCCATCGCGTACCACTCCGGCTACGGCCACACCGCTGTGATCGCCGAGGCCGTCCGCGCGGGCGCCGCCGAGGCGGGCGCCGAGGTACACCTGATCAAGGTGGATGAGATCACCGACGAACAGTGGGAGACGCTGGACCGCTCCGACGCGATCGTCTTCGGTTCGCCCACCTATATGGGCACCGCGTCCGGCGCCTTCCACGTGTTCGCCGAGGCGTCCTCCAAGCGCTGGTTCCAGCTCGCCTGGAAGGACAAGCTGGCGGCCGGCTTCACCAACTCCGCCTCGAAGAGCGGTGACAAGCTGCACACCCTGCAGTTCTTCCAGATCCTCGCCGGTCAGCACGGCATGCACTGGGTCAACCTCGGCCTGCACCCCGGCTGGAACAGCAGCACGGGATCCGAGCACGACCTCAACCGCCTCGGCGTCTTCACGGGCGCGGCCGCCCAGACCAACAGCGACGAGGGTCCGGAAGCCGTGCACAAGGCCGACGTGGCCACGGCCGGACACTTGGGACGCCGGGTGACCGAGACGGCAAGGGTGTTCGCGCGCGGGAGCGTCGCCGCGTAG
- a CDS encoding acyl-CoA dehydrogenase family protein — MPGLQRARRGQRSRVLAHTAEPDGEGFRINGQKVWTSDGMRATHCVLLARTDPEARPHQGISVLLVPLDTPGIERRPLRQITGDYEFAELFFTDVHVPAGALLGPLNEGWRVTMTTLGHERAGVVELANSLQREVKGAVSGFPDGVADPVLRQELARRYVEARALGLLGRDVLDALSAGAQPGPAQSVIKLGWSLTTQRLSETLLDAAGPSAIAGGDGPDVYRYLRDGLRPSPRAPPRS; from the coding sequence GTGCCAGGGCTTCAGCGAGCCCGACGCGGGCAGCGATCTCGCGTCCTTGCGCACACGGCGGAGCCCGACGGGGAGGGCTTCCGCATCAATGGGCAGAAGGTGTGGACATCGGACGGCATGCGGGCCACCCACTGCGTACTCCTGGCGCGCACGGACCCCGAGGCCCGGCCGCACCAGGGCATCTCGGTCCTGCTCGTACCGCTGGACACACCCGGCATCGAACGTCGTCCCCTGCGCCAGATCACGGGCGACTACGAGTTCGCCGAGCTGTTCTTCACCGACGTGCACGTCCCGGCGGGCGCCCTGCTCGGCCCGCTCAACGAGGGCTGGCGTGTCACCATGACCACACTCGGCCACGAGCGGGCGGGCGTCGTCGAACTCGCCAACTCCCTGCAGCGGGAGGTGAAGGGAGCGGTGTCCGGCTTCCCGGACGGAGTGGCCGACCCCGTGCTGCGTCAGGAGCTGGCCCGGCGTTACGTCGAGGCCCGCGCACTCGGCCTGCTCGGCCGGGATGTGCTGGACGCCCTCAGCGCGGGAGCACAACCCGGCCCCGCCCAGTCCGTCATCAAACTCGGCTGGAGCCTGACCACGCAGCGTCTCAGCGAGACCCTGCTGGACGCGGCGGGCCCCTCCGCCATCGCGGGCGGGGACGGCCCCGACGTCTACCGCTATCTGCGGGACGGTCTTCGACCATCGCCGCGGGCACCACCGAGATCATGA
- a CDS encoding acyl-CoA dehydrogenase family protein codes for MTADAETEKELRETLGGLLRRRCDIETVAALADGPESWHRDLWRELVAMGVPGLTVPEENGGEGAGFSLAVAAQEELGRRLAPVPMVSVVAAQAALVASGPTRPRGCWPTSGARA; via the coding sequence ATGACCGCCGACGCGGAGACCGAGAAGGAACTGCGCGAGACGCTGGGCGGACTGCTGCGCCGGCGCTGCGACATCGAGACGGTGGCCGCCCTGGCCGACGGGCCCGAGAGCTGGCACCGGGACTTGTGGCGGGAGCTCGTGGCCATGGGTGTGCCCGGACTGACGGTCCCGGAAGAGAACGGGGGAGAAGGCGCCGGCTTCTCACTCGCGGTCGCCGCGCAGGAGGAGCTGGGGCGCCGACTCGCGCCGGTGCCCATGGTGTCGGTGGTCGCCGCCCAGGCCGCGCTGGTGGCGTCGGGACCGACGAGGCCGCGCGGTTGCTGGCCCACATCGGGAGCGAGGGCGTGA
- a CDS encoding acyl-CoA dehydrogenase family protein produces MRLDTSPELDAFRNRVRAFITDHAPGIKAHTGVRAPEPSLVPAIRAWTAQLYAEGFLGIDWPEGYGGRPDAHPLEAFIVAEELTRARTWEPIGAAALAAAAVIKYGTEEQKGHFLPRIRGAVDIWCQLFSEPARAVTWRR; encoded by the coding sequence ATGCGACTCGACACCTCCCCCGAACTCGATGCGTTCAGGAACCGTGTGCGTGCCTTCATCACCGATCATGCGCCTGGAATCAAGGCGCATACAGGGGTACGCGCTCCGGAGCCCTCACTCGTTCCGGCGATTCGGGCCTGGACGGCCCAGTTGTATGCCGAGGGTTTTCTGGGGATCGACTGGCCGGAGGGGTACGGAGGCCGTCCGGACGCTCATCCTCTGGAGGCCTTCATCGTGGCCGAGGAGCTCACGCGGGCGCGTACCTGGGAGCCGATCGGTGCCGCCGCGCTCGCCGCGGCGGCCGTGATCAAGTACGGCACCGAGGAACAGAAGGGCCACTTCCTGCCCCGCATCAGAGGGGCCGTGGACATCTGGTGCCAGCTGTTCAGCGAGCCGGCGCGGGCAGTGACCTGGCGGCGCTGA
- a CDS encoding crotonase/enoyl-CoA hydratase family protein, whose translation MPDEVLVEHADGVTLITINRPEARNAVNRAVSEGVAAALDEFESRRDLTAAVITGAGGSFCSGMDLKAFVAGETVALEGRGFAGITRRPPRKPVIAAVEGYALAGGCEIVLACDLVVAAEDARFGIPEVKRGLVAGAGGLLRLPRRIPYAVAMELALTGDFLQAAQAHRYGLVNRVTEPGRALEGARELAARIAANGPLAVAATKEIIVRSADWSADEAFDRQAVIMTPVLQSADAREARSRSRRSARRCGGASRQSDSETRSSSGAGWWSRPGHGRCGRTRRGYGTASRGCRGQGRHRRPRR comes from the coding sequence ATGCCCGACGAGGTACTGGTGGAGCACGCCGACGGCGTCACGCTCATCACCATCAACCGGCCCGAGGCCCGCAACGCCGTCAACCGCGCTGTCAGTGAAGGCGTCGCCGCGGCCCTGGACGAGTTCGAGTCCCGCAGGGACCTGACGGCCGCCGTCATCACCGGTGCGGGCGGCAGCTTCTGTTCCGGCATGGACCTGAAGGCGTTCGTGGCCGGTGAGACGGTGGCCCTGGAAGGCCGAGGCTTCGCCGGTATCACCAGGAGGCCCCCGCGCAAACCCGTGATCGCCGCGGTCGAGGGATACGCCCTGGCCGGTGGCTGCGAGATCGTCCTCGCCTGCGACCTGGTCGTGGCCGCCGAGGACGCCAGGTTCGGCATTCCCGAGGTCAAGCGCGGTCTGGTGGCCGGAGCAGGCGGGCTGCTGCGGCTGCCGAGGCGGATCCCCTATGCCGTCGCCATGGAACTCGCCCTCACCGGTGACTTCCTCCAAGCCGCACAGGCTCACCGCTACGGCCTGGTGAACAGGGTGACCGAGCCCGGCAGGGCCCTGGAAGGAGCCCGGGAGCTCGCGGCGCGCATCGCCGCCAACGGACCGCTGGCGGTCGCCGCCACCAAGGAGATCATCGTCCGCTCGGCCGACTGGTCCGCCGACGAGGCGTTCGACAGACAGGCCGTGATCATGACCCCCGTGTTGCAGTCCGCCGACGCGCGCGAGGCGCGATCGCGTTCGCGGAGAAGCGCCCGCCGGTGTGGCGGGGCGAGTAGACAATCCGACTCTGAGACGAGGAGCAGCAGTGGAGCTGGCTGGTGGAGTCGCCCTGGTCACGGGCGGTGCGGGCGGACTCGGCGAGGCTACGGTACGGCGTCTCGCGGCTGCCGGGGCCAAGGTCGTCATCGGCGACCTCGCCGATGA
- a CDS encoding acyl-CoA dehydrogenase family protein, whose translation MDFEPSEEQGMLRDVIRATLRDHAGPDRARGLLNADEDVDPRLWRLAADLGWMGLALPEEYEGTGQGLTELALTAEELGRAVARGPFLTSALVGLAVSRGGSAELRAETLPAIAAGAARATWAFAEPGGQWSTRHLLTRATPRQDGFLLHGTKSTVQDAGGARWLMVTALLDGEPANFLVDRQANGVIVRRQRSMDLTRNLYEVSLDQVRVPVGHRLDGGPSDVSALRDAGAVLTAADALGAAEWLLNATLDYAKVRVQFGRPIGSFQAIKHKAADMRMAVQGMRAAVYYAAMAADAGAPDAGSAASIAKAFASEKASELAGEALQIHGGIGFTWEHDLHLYLRRVKADEVLYGNAAPHYERVCRLLLAARHPVA comes from the coding sequence GTGGATTTCGAACCCAGCGAAGAGCAGGGGATGCTCCGAGACGTCATTCGGGCCACCCTCAGGGACCACGCCGGACCCGACCGTGCACGGGGCCTGCTCAACGCCGACGAGGACGTGGACCCCAGGCTGTGGCGGCTGGCAGCGGACCTGGGCTGGATGGGCCTCGCGCTTCCCGAGGAGTACGAAGGCACGGGCCAGGGACTGACGGAGCTGGCCCTTACGGCCGAGGAACTGGGACGGGCCGTGGCCCGCGGCCCGTTCCTCACCAGCGCCCTCGTCGGACTCGCCGTGAGCCGCGGCGGCTCCGCCGAACTGCGGGCCGAGACCCTGCCCGCCATCGCGGCCGGAGCCGCCCGCGCGACCTGGGCATTCGCGGAACCAGGGGGCCAATGGAGCACGCGGCACCTGCTCACCAGGGCGACACCCCGGCAGGACGGTTTCCTGCTGCACGGCACCAAGTCCACCGTGCAGGACGCCGGCGGCGCCCGCTGGCTGATGGTCACAGCGCTGCTCGACGGCGAGCCGGCCAACTTCCTCGTCGACCGCCAGGCCAATGGTGTCATCGTGCGCCGCCAGCGCTCCATGGACCTGACCCGCAACCTGTACGAGGTATCCCTGGACCAGGTGCGCGTCCCGGTCGGCCATCGGCTGGACGGCGGGCCCTCGGACGTGAGCGCGCTCCGCGACGCGGGAGCCGTCCTGACCGCCGCGGACGCGCTGGGCGCGGCCGAGTGGCTGCTGAACGCCACGCTGGACTACGCCAAGGTCCGGGTCCAGTTCGGACGGCCCATCGGCAGCTTCCAGGCGATCAAGCACAAGGCCGCCGACATGCGCATGGCCGTTCAGGGCATGCGGGCCGCCGTGTACTACGCCGCCATGGCCGCCGACGCCGGTGCACCCGACGCCGGCAGTGCCGCGAGCATCGCGAAGGCCTTCGCCTCCGAGAAGGCGAGCGAACTCGCCGGCGAGGCCCTCCAGATCCACGGCGGGATCGGCTTCACCTGGGAACACGATCTGCACCTGTACCTGCGGCGCGTCAAGGCCGACGAGGTCCTGTACGGCAACGCCGCCCCGCACTACGAACGCGTGTGCCGGCTGCTACTGGCGGCCCGGCACCCGGTCGCCTGA
- the npdG gene encoding NADPH-dependent F420 reductase: MRRHRPEELAKAPAKDPRDLPDVSGLIVGVLGGTGPQGKGLAYRLAKAGQKVIIGSRAAGRARAAAGELGHGVEGADNAECAQRSDIVIVAVPWDGHGKALEALREELTGKLVVDCVNPLGFDKKGAYALEPAEGSAAQQAAALLPESRVTAAFHHLSAVLLQDPDIDEIDTDVMVLGEERADVEIVQALAGRIPGMRGIYAGRLRGAHQVESLVANLISVNRRYKAHAGLRVTDV, translated from the coding sequence ATCCGCCGACACCGCCCCGAGGAACTCGCCAAGGCGCCTGCCAAGGACCCCCGGGACCTCCCCGACGTCTCCGGCCTGATCGTCGGCGTTCTCGGCGGGACCGGACCGCAGGGCAAGGGCCTGGCCTACCGGCTGGCCAAGGCGGGCCAGAAGGTGATCATCGGCTCGCGGGCGGCCGGGCGCGCCCGGGCCGCCGCCGGGGAACTCGGGCACGGCGTCGAGGGCGCCGACAACGCCGAGTGTGCGCAGCGCAGTGACATCGTGATCGTCGCCGTGCCGTGGGACGGTCATGGCAAGGCGCTCGAGGCGCTGCGCGAGGAGCTGACCGGCAAGCTCGTCGTCGACTGCGTCAACCCGCTCGGCTTCGACAAGAAGGGTGCCTACGCCCTTGAGCCGGCGGAGGGCAGCGCCGCCCAGCAGGCCGCCGCGCTGCTGCCGGAATCCCGGGTCACCGCCGCCTTCCACCACCTCTCGGCGGTCCTGCTCCAGGACCCGGACATCGACGAGATCGACACCGACGTGATGGTGCTCGGCGAGGAGCGGGCCGACGTGGAGATCGTGCAGGCGCTCGCCGGCCGCATCCCAGGCATGCGCGGTATCTACGCGGGCCGGCTTCGGGGCGCCCACCAGGTCGAGTCACTGGTCGCCAACCTGATCTCGGTCAACCGGCGCTACAAGGCACACGCCGGGCTCCGGGTCACCGACGTATAG
- a CDS encoding AMP-binding protein, with protein sequence MPRPRSDHARGRGTGRAGRCRGLWRLRPGGASHHRRGSPRDPSRLRGAAGGRLLPGSEVRIVDSTGRDVPPGQEGCILSRGPELFRGYLEQFGDPLTADGWFATGDHGALDTEGRLCLSRVTQPEEASERA encoded by the coding sequence ATGCCACGTCCTCGGAGCGATCACGCCCGCGGTCGTGGAACAGGCCGAGCGGGCCGGTGTCGCGGCCTATGGCGGCTACGGCCGGGTGGAGCATCCCACCATCGCCGTGGGTCCCCACGCGACCCTTCGCGTCTGCGCGGTGCGGCGGGCGGGCGCCTGCTCCCGGGCAGCGAGGTGCGGATTGTGGACTCCACCGGCCGGGACGTGCCGCCGGGCCAGGAAGGATGCATCCTCAGCAGGGGGCCGGAGCTGTTCCGCGGTTACCTGGAGCAGTTCGGGGATCCGCTGACCGCCGACGGATGGTTCGCGACCGGCGACCACGGCGCGCTCGACACCGAAGGCCGACTGTGTCTGTCCAGGGTGACCCAGCCGGAGGAGGCCTCGGAAAGGGCATGA